One window from the genome of Garra rufa chromosome 1, GarRuf1.0, whole genome shotgun sequence encodes:
- the slc35b1 gene encoding solute carrier family 35 member B1, producing MAAGKAASKPSLWQNERVRFIVCFCGVFVCYFYYGILQETITRGDYSQAGKKEKFRYATTLVFIQCIINAAFARLLIQFFEGSKQDHTRSWLYGVCSLSYLGAMVSSNSALQYVNYPTQVLGKSCKPIPVMILGVTILRKKYPMAKYLCVFLIVTGVALFLYKPNKGSSTSDEHIFGFGEMLLLLSLTLDGLTGVAQDHMSARFQTGANHMMLNVNMWSTLVLGIIVLWTGEVWEFLSFADRYPGIVYNILLFGITSALGQTFIFMTVVYFGPLTCSIITTTRKFFTILGSVLLFGNVISTMQWFGTILVFLGLGLDAKFGKSPKKTTH from the exons ATGGCCGCCGGGAAGGCAGCGAGCAAACCGTCTCTCTGGCAGAACGAACGGGTCCGGTTCATCGTCTGTTTCTGCGGAGTGTTCGTGTGTTACTTTTACTATGGGATACTGCAGGAGACAAT CACGCGAGGAGACTACAGTCAAGCGGGGAAGAAGGAGAAGTTTCGCTACGCCACCACACTAGTCTTCATCCAGTGCATTATCAACGCCGCTTTCGCCAGACTCT TAATTCAGTTTTTTGAGGGCTCGAAGCAGGACCACACGAGAAGCTGGCTGTATGGCGTGTGCTCTCTGTCTTACCTGGGTGCCATGGTGTCCAGTAACTCAGCCCTGCAGTATGTCAACTACCCCACACAG GTGTTGGGAAAATCCTGTAAACCAATTCCAG TGATGATTCTGGGTGTCACAATCCTAAGGAAGAAATATCCCATGGCGAAGTATCTGTGTGTGTTTCTAATCGTCACTGGGGTCGCTCTCTTCCTCTACAAGCCCAACAAAGGCTCCAGCACATCAGATGAACACATATTTGGCTTTGGAGAGATGCTGCTG ctgctgtctctgactctggaTGGGCTGACAGGTGTAGCTCAGGACCACATGAGTGCACGGTTCCAGACAGGAGCCAATCACATGATGCTGAACGTCAACATGTGGTCCACACTGGTCCTGGGAATAA TTGTGCTTTGGACAGGAGAGGTGTGGGAGTTTTTGTCATTTGCTGACCGTTATCCGGGCATCGTCTATAACATCCTCCTGTTCGGCATCACTAGCGCTCTTGGACAG ACGTTCATCTTCATGACTGTGGTGTATTTTGGACCGCTCACCTGTTCCATCATCACAACCACACGGAAGTTCTTCACCATCCTGGGGTCCGTGCTGCTGTTTGGGAACGTCATCAGCACTATGCAGTGGTTTGGTACCATCCTCGTCTTCCTTG GCCTTGGACTGGATGCCAAATTTGGAAAGTCTCCTAAGAAGACGACACACTGA